The Trichoderma atroviride chromosome 5, complete sequence genome contains a region encoding:
- a CDS encoding uncharacterized protein (EggNog:ENOG41~TransMembrane:12 (i67-85o110-130i137-156o162-182i194-214o226-249i269-293o305-324i336-356o362-384i396-418o424-445i)): MFSGSNSSDTVMEDGGHNEQHIIAAEKDGNRDSGYEEPVYSKEEEAGYQAPAQAPLGNAPPDGGLRAWLVVAGAWCTSFCSFGWINSVGAFQDYYETTILKDYSASTVSWIPSLQIFFMMFLGPFVGLIYDKYGPRYLIIGGTFLHVFGLMMTSISTQYYQILLSQGVCSAIGVSAIFQPALNSIATWFTTKRGAAYGLLATGSSLGGVVFPIMVTRLIKEVGFPWAMRICAFLILGLLIIAILTVDAFNPPKFQPITLRRMVAPFTEFQFACVCVGLLLFTFGLYVPINFVSVEAAAGGVDPNLVLYMVPILNAGSLFGRIFSGFAGDKFGRYNVFVTVCYLASIFVLALWIPAATTAARIAFAAIFGFFSGAYVALIAALVVQISPATEMGFRMGLSFFVLSFGGLTTNPISGAILEGPLGWLGPKIFSGVFCLVGTTFVFAARIKQTGWKLNAVF, translated from the exons CATCATTGCTGCTGAAAAAGATGGGAACAGAGACTCTGGTTACGAAGAGCCTGTTTACTcgaaggaggaggaagctggATATCAGGCTCCGGCTCAAGCACCACTCGGCAACGCTCCTCCAGATGGTGGTCTGCGGGCATGGCTCGTCGTTGCAGGAGCATGGTGCACTTCGTTTTGCAGCTTTGGGTGGATTAATA GTGTTGGAGCGTTCCAGGACTACTACGAAACTACGATTCTGAAAGACTATTCGGCCAGTACCGTCTCCTGGATCCCATCTTTGCAGATTTTCTTCATGATGTTCTTG GGACCCTTCGTCGGCCTTATATACGACAAATATGGCCCTCGCTACCTCATCATTGGCGGAACCTTTTTGCATGTCTTTGGCCTGATGATGACATCCATTTCTACCCAGTACTACCAAATTCTCCTTTCCCAGGGAGTCTGCAGCGCCATCGGTGTTtctgccatcttccagccAG CGCTTAACAGTATCGCTACCTGGTTCACTACGAAACGCGGTGCCGCCTACGGACTTTTGGCGACTGGATCAAGTTTAGGAGGCGTTGTTTTCCCCATCATGGTCACTCGATTGATCAAAGAAGTTGGCTTTCCCTGGGCAATGCGAATATGTGCCTTCCTGATCCTCGGCCTCCTCATAAtcgccatcttgacggtTGATGCGTTCAACCCACCAAAGTTCCAGCCAATCACCTTGAGGAGAATGGTGGCTCCTTTCACCGAATTTCAGTTTGCCTGTGTTTGCGTGGGGTTACTGCTATTTACTTTTGGGCTTTATGTCCCAATCAACTTTGTCTCGGTcgaggctgctgcgggcGGAGTAGACCCCAACTTGGTGTTATACATGGTTCCTATTCTGAACGCCGGAAG TTTATTCGGCCGCATATTCTCTGGCTTTGCTGGTGACAAGTTTGGCCGCTACAACGTCTTCGTTACTGTCTGTTACCTAGCCAGTATCTTCGTTTTGGCCCTTTGGATTCCTGCAGCTACAACTGCCGCGAGAATTGCCtttgctgccatctttggaTTCTTCTCTGGAGCATACGTCGCCTTGATCGCTGCGCTCGTGGTTCAGATATCGCCCGCGACTGAAATGGGCTTCCGGATGGGCCTCTCATTTTTcgttttgtcttttggagGCCTGACGACAAATCCCATCTCTGGCGCCATTCTTGAGGGCCCATTGGGATGGCTTGGACCAAAGATTTTCTCTGGTGTTTTTTGCTTAGTCGGAACGACCTTTGTGTTTGCTGCGAGAATCAAGCAGACGGGATGGAAGCTGAACGCAGTCTTTTAA
- a CDS encoding uncharacterized protein (EggNog:ENOG41) — protein sequence MSPPHDPSRPASIDPLITPVATDRDLTPPSPNPRRRPDRSCVLCHRRKIRCDRQTPCLACVRARLTCTYPSSDRPVRRVRKATIADVASRISDLEKTIVAASIDQSGAARRPLPPSAQLSFVPNLPVSPHESPQESQELPSEEVLIRNGTSSQYFNELLISRVIEEDQDKSSLLHSPCCEIKKPDPDSPFSLLGLLSGPTVFEEKEKGWRLSRLHATQLWHLFVQNVDATIKVLHIPTDEVTVFTAIHQPDAVSKDTLALVSAVYFAATLTMEPDEAQYILGVDKTTALRTFKQDFQMYLAAVDMLENPTVVLLQALAIYLASIRAHYHGRGIWILSGLAVRMAHSIGLHRDGSKLGISPFESEVRRRLWWHFLARDGRAAEDHGISSWSTVPGYDTKMPLNIDDNELRPDMKELPPPHSGWTKMSLPLTCMEVAQTLQTMANLSMTPSGPTPKEVIRSNLFSQLRSRVEQYIKPCNPVIPIQRMAMKTALAMVHKIDFVTRQQLANLENPDKRNTFATEANLLSALRCLEIHLELWGDELLRPYRWCMHGHPQYHMLLYVLWHLCVSPSGPSVERAWVIVAKQFELEEARMSMAVTSPALKAIILKRMRKKAEMIRQSLMSGSDTPGSTPEGVDETPDEEDMENSLPEAVMDVRRFDGENVDWNSLMQNNLPDWNTLVEDLHVDLYDFSSYF from the exons ATGTCTCCTCCGCATGATCCCAGCCGGCCAGCCAGTATTGACCCTCTAATAACTCCCGTTGCCACGGACCGTGATCTcacgccgccatcgccgaatCCCCGCCGAAGGCCGGACAGGTCCTGCGTTCTCTGCCACCGGAGGAAGATCCGATGCGACAGACAGACGCCGTGCTTGGCATGCGTGAGGGCTCGTCTCACGTGCACTTATCCGTCGTCAGACCGGCCTGTTCGACGAGTTAGGAAGGCTACCATTGCAGATGTTGCGTCGAGGATATCAGATCTTGAGAAGACAATCGTAGCGGCGTCCATCGACCAAAGCGGAGCGGCAAgaaggccattgccgccatctGCACAATTATCTTTTGTACCGAATCTACCCGTGAGCCCTCATGAATCTCCCCAGGAGTCTCAGGAACTTCCGTCAGAGGAGGTCCTGATCAGAAATGGTACCTCAAGCCAATATTTCAATGAGCTTCTTATATCTAGGGTCATCGAGGAG GACCAAGATAAATCCTCACTGTTACATTCACCGTGCTGTGAAATAAAGAAACCAGATCCTGACTCGCCATTCAGCCTCTTAGGCTTACTCTCTGGTCCTACTGTCTttgaggaaaaagaaaagggatgGCGTCTATCCCGATTACATGCTACACAGCTATGGCATTTATTTGTCCAGAATGTTGACGCCACCATTAAAGTCTTGCATATCCCTACAGATGAAGTGACTGTTTTCACGGCCATCCACCAACCAGATGCCGTATCAAAAGACACTCTAGCCCTTGTCTCAGCCGTGTATTTTGCTGCTACATTGACAATGGAGCCAGATGAAGCTCAGTATATACTTGGCGTTGACAAAACGACTGCGCTACGGACATTCAAACAAGACTTCCAGATGTATTTAGCGGCGGTGGATATGTTGGAGAATCCAACAGTTGTACTGCTTCAAGCATTGGCTATATATCTG GCGTCCATCCGAGCTCATTATCACGGTAGGGGCATCTGGATTCTGAGCGGCCTTGCCGTAAGAATGGCGCATTCCATCGGCCTTCACAGAGATGGAAGCAAGCTGGGAATCTCGCCGTTCGAGTCCGAAGTCCGCAGGCGGTTGTGGTGGCACTTCCTGGCAAGGGACGGGAGGGCTGCTGAAGATCACGGTATCAGCTCCTGGTCGACCGTTCCAGGATATGACACCAAAATGCCACTCAACATTGACGACAACGAGCTTCGCCCGGACATGAAAGAGCTGCCACCTCCTCACAGCGGATGGACCAAGATGAGTCTTCCGTTGACATGCATGGAAGTGGCCCAGACATTACAGACCATGGCCAACCTGTCAATGACACCATCAGGGCCGACGCCCAAAGAAGTAATCAGGAGCAACCTGTTCAGCCAACTAAGGTCTCGCGTCGAACAATATATCAAGCCGTGCAATCCCGTGATTCCTATACAGAGAATGGCCATGAAAACGGCTTTGGCCATGGTACACAAGATAGACTTTGTCACGCGGCAGCAACTCGCAAATTTGGAGAATCCCGACAAGCGAAACACTTTTGCCACGGAGGCAAATCTTTTGTCTGCCCTGCGATGCCTTGAGATTCACCTCGAGCTATGGGGAGATGAGCTTTTGCGGCCATATAGATGGTGCATGCACGGCCATCCACAGTACCACATGCTGCTCTATGTTTTATGGCATCTCTGCGTCTCACCGAGCGGTCCTAGTGTTGAGCGGGCGTGGGTTATAGTCGCAAAGCAATTTGAGCTGGAGGAAGCGAGAATGTCCATGGCAGTTACCAGCCCTGCGTTGaaggccatcatcttgaAGAGAATGCGCAAGAAAGCTGAGATGATACGGCAGTCGTTGATGAGTGGCAGTGACACACCGGGTTCTACACCAGAAGGAGTCGATGAAACtcctgatgaagaagatatgGAGAATTCTCTCCCAGAGGCAGTAATGGACGTCCGTCGTTTCGATGGAGAAAACGTGGATTGGAACAGCCTCATGCAGAACAACCTTCCGGACTGGAATACGCTGGTTGAAGATTTACACGTGGATCTGTACGACTTCTCCAGTTATTTTTAA